A genomic window from Sphingobacterium spiritivorum includes:
- a CDS encoding DUF4407 domain-containing protein, producing the protein MGKLHYPNVIKEKSIVSLIGIDYYLLKKSKHNLIKFYISGILIILILFISFFSVFYGFELMFKMWYAELLFSLFFSLMFCNIYVFLIQTFSKEVFPGPKLKFFNLSNISRVGFVLLIGFLIAQPIKIFFLRDQLKIDIRKHKMELYQNFCLTNKNLYISEINKLNLKKKHYMLFGENTSMLNQLTKIEEQLNDINNRIDQANTAAFEKINRSDFFIKRIEIAGRYRLGVLINVLILIIFCAPLLLIYSISGNRGYYQLKKEKDRELVIREYENFKENYTNTFVLKYGLFGVSFYEPYIDPPFNTIRKQNPYYRSQDDFLKQFPND; encoded by the coding sequence ATGGGAAAGCTACATTACCCTAATGTAATAAAAGAGAAGTCCATCGTGTCGTTAATAGGTATTGATTATTACCTTTTAAAAAAATCCAAACATAATTTAATCAAGTTCTACATTTCAGGAATTCTAATTATTTTGATTCTGTTCATTAGTTTTTTCTCCGTTTTCTATGGATTTGAATTAATGTTTAAGATGTGGTATGCAGAGCTCTTGTTTTCCCTGTTTTTCTCTTTAATGTTTTGTAATATCTATGTTTTTCTCATCCAGACATTTTCAAAAGAAGTATTCCCTGGTCCAAAATTAAAGTTTTTCAATCTATCCAATATTTCAAGAGTAGGGTTTGTGCTGTTAATCGGTTTTCTAATTGCACAGCCAATCAAAATATTCTTTTTGAGAGATCAATTAAAAATAGATATACGAAAACACAAAATGGAGTTATATCAGAATTTCTGTTTGACAAATAAAAATCTGTATATATCTGAAATTAATAAATTAAATCTTAAAAAGAAGCATTATATGCTTTTTGGAGAAAATACTTCAATGCTAAATCAACTTACTAAAATTGAGGAGCAATTGAATGATATAAACAATCGAATAGATCAAGCTAATACTGCTGCTTTTGAGAAAATAAATCGTTCCGATTTTTTTATTAAAAGAATAGAAATTGCTGGTAGGTACCGTTTAGGTGTGTTGATTAATGTATTGATATTAATAATTTTCTGTGCGCCTCTATTACTTATATATTCTATTTCAGGAAATCGCGGATATTATCAGTTAAAAAAGGAAAAAGATAGAGAACTAGTTATCCGTGAATATGAAAATTTTAAAGAAAACTACACCAATACTTTTGTTTTGAAATATGGATTATTCGGTGTTAGTTTTTATGAGCCATATATCGACCCCCCATTTAATACCATACGTAAGCAAAATCCCTACTATCGTTCTCAAGATGATTTTTTAAAACAATTTCCCAATGATTGA
- a CDS encoding J domain-containing protein, producing the protein MIDFEKNYYTILELQEGATIEEVKRSYRRLVKKYHPDLHPGNEEYEVKIRQINEAYEVISNEEDKAIYDDYRKRHKEIKEKDSKTDPLKSNKRQYVREKTITQETRIYIKGKLQIKYKGVYIEEGSVNFLSEVFYRMEILEVNAEIQSSDISITDEVEGEFKSVFEKFQPLELDLKLPVKSVIFDGEKSVNYALNIQRVTIPVPRIEKVTKYDNESYGVLSGIFYGYISSFKTTIEEEIVTECFGETGRTETLEEDGHKYYRKEYFSADCTTYWGEWVRIETRETYVPTGVVENKGNYYRNQYFKSDYKDVYWGKWNYNSQYKATNPSGCLGGSLGWLTMLIITVIFIFIFPALIFFLLFPAILFLLALLPPSILKWILRFFWMALGCLYLLGFVSLFTEINKAKTKSQRHSQNSLVQKRQIRPKQQQIIVKDSMIVNHVKWEDYSENTYEGTYTVKSADLRSSAFNKLNIPIEATNQQNYNRIIHTLKEFDQNKMGGLYSMFDSIKTEKKLDQKAFAESIVSFVQSIPYTLILPKDCNPSLYQDEFTTKYLTSVDAYCEGNQRFGINSPVEFISNLKGDCDTRTLLLYTMLSHYKYDVILLSSSHYKHSLIGINLPYAGIRFPYKKSNYSLWETTTYKAEAGVIPNKISNLNYWKISLKSKIK; encoded by the coding sequence ATGATTGATTTTGAGAAAAATTATTATACCATTCTTGAACTTCAAGAAGGAGCGACGATTGAAGAAGTAAAACGCTCATATCGTCGATTGGTTAAAAAGTATCATCCCGATCTCCATCCTGGAAATGAGGAGTATGAGGTTAAAATACGTCAAATTAATGAAGCTTATGAAGTTATCAGCAATGAGGAAGATAAGGCAATTTACGATGACTATAGGAAAAGACACAAAGAAATAAAAGAAAAGGATAGTAAAACTGATCCGCTCAAGTCTAATAAAAGACAGTATGTAAGAGAAAAGACTATAACTCAGGAAACGCGTATTTATATAAAAGGAAAACTTCAGATTAAATATAAAGGAGTCTATATAGAAGAAGGTTCTGTCAATTTTCTAAGTGAAGTATTTTATAGAATGGAAATCTTAGAAGTGAACGCAGAAATTCAATCTTCTGATATATCTATTACCGATGAAGTTGAAGGAGAATTTAAATCCGTCTTTGAAAAATTTCAACCATTAGAATTAGATCTTAAATTACCTGTAAAAAGCGTAATATTTGATGGTGAAAAGTCTGTTAATTATGCTCTCAATATACAAAGAGTTACTATTCCTGTGCCTCGAATAGAAAAGGTTACCAAATATGATAATGAAAGTTATGGTGTTTTAAGCGGAATCTTCTACGGTTATATTTCGTCTTTTAAAACTACAATAGAAGAGGAGATTGTTACTGAATGTTTTGGGGAGACTGGTAGAACAGAGACACTTGAAGAAGATGGTCACAAATATTACAGAAAAGAGTATTTCTCAGCGGATTGTACGACTTATTGGGGTGAATGGGTTAGGATTGAGACACGTGAGACCTATGTTCCAACCGGAGTAGTAGAAAATAAAGGTAATTATTACCGAAATCAATATTTTAAGAGTGACTATAAAGATGTTTATTGGGGTAAATGGAATTATAATTCTCAATATAAAGCAACAAACCCTTCAGGGTGTTTGGGAGGTAGTTTGGGGTGGTTAACCATGCTTATAATCACTGTTATATTTATTTTCATTTTTCCAGCTTTAATCTTTTTTCTACTATTTCCTGCCATATTATTCCTTTTAGCACTGTTACCACCAAGTATTTTAAAGTGGATTTTAAGATTTTTCTGGATGGCCCTTGGTTGTCTTTATTTGTTAGGATTTGTTAGTCTTTTTACGGAGATAAATAAAGCAAAGACTAAAAGTCAGCGTCATTCGCAGAATTCATTAGTTCAAAAGAGACAAATACGACCAAAGCAACAACAAATTATAGTAAAAGATTCTATGATTGTGAATCATGTAAAATGGGAAGATTATTCAGAAAATACATATGAAGGAACATATACCGTAAAATCAGCTGACTTGAGATCTTCCGCATTTAACAAGCTTAATATTCCAATAGAAGCCACCAATCAGCAAAACTATAACCGTATTATTCATACATTAAAAGAGTTTGATCAAAATAAAATGGGAGGACTTTATAGTATGTTTGATTCCATAAAAACAGAAAAAAAGCTTGATCAAAAGGCTTTTGCTGAAAGTATAGTTTCATTTGTTCAGAGTATTCCTTATACACTTATATTGCCAAAGGATTGTAATCCCTCTCTTTATCAGGATGAATTCACGACAAAATATTTGACTTCAGTTGATGCTTATTGTGAAGGAAACCAAAGGTTCGGAATAAATAGCCCGGTAGAATTTATATCAAATCTTAAAGGTGATTGCGATACGCGTACTCTATTACTTTATACCATGCTCAGCCACTATAAATATGATGTAATTCTGTTGAGTAGTTCACATTATAAACATTCTTTAATCGGTATAAATCTGCCTTATGCTGGAATTAGATTTCCATATAAAAAATCAAACTATAGTCTTTGGGAAACAACGACATACAAAGCAGAAGCGGGTGTAATTCCTAATAAAATATCAAATCTTAATTATTGGAAAATATCTCTAAAATCTAAAATAAAATGA
- a CDS encoding thermonuclease family protein gives MWLGRLILLITLLTCFCPVHGQKQIRQPLQKNLKGQTFSAKVIRIIDGDSMEVLYEGQPLKIRLSHIDSPELKKSQPYGKAAKKALSDLCYGQYVTVQIEKYDRYGRAIALVVNTNKQIVNQQMIIQGMAWHFKRYSKDPLYARLEREARKNRAGLWKDPDAVAPWEWRSVRRYSSGRIKSYSGRFN, from the coding sequence ATGTGGCTGGGAAGACTGATCCTGCTGATCACATTGCTGACCTGCTTCTGTCCGGTACACGGACAGAAGCAGATCCGGCAACCGTTGCAGAAAAACCTGAAAGGGCAGACCTTCAGCGCCAAAGTGATCCGCATTATAGACGGAGACAGCATGGAAGTGCTGTATGAAGGTCAACCGCTCAAAATACGGCTGTCACATATTGACAGTCCGGAGTTGAAGAAATCACAACCCTATGGTAAAGCCGCAAAAAAAGCCCTATCCGATTTGTGTTATGGGCAGTACGTCACAGTGCAGATAGAAAAATACGACCGCTACGGCAGGGCTATAGCTCTTGTTGTGAATACCAATAAACAGATCGTCAATCAGCAAATGATCATACAAGGTATGGCCTGGCACTTTAAAAGATACTCCAAAGATCCATTGTATGCCCGACTCGAAAGAGAAGCCCGAAAGAACAGGGCAGGCCTCTGGAAAGATCCCGATGCCGTGGCGCCATGGGAGTGGCGGTCGGTGAGGAGATATTCATCAGGCAGGATAAAATCCTATTCCGGCAGGTTCAATTAG